In one window of Bos taurus isolate L1 Dominette 01449 registration number 42190680 breed Hereford chromosome 4, ARS-UCD2.0, whole genome shotgun sequence DNA:
- the LOC781499 gene encoding LOW QUALITY PROTEIN: heterogeneous nuclear ribonucleoprotein A3-like (The sequence of the model RefSeq protein was modified relative to this genomic sequence to represent the inferred CDS: inserted 2 bases in 1 codon), which yields MEVKPLPGRPQPDSGRRRRRXGEEGHDPKEAEQLRKLFIGGLSFETTDDSLREHFEKWGTLTDCVVMRDPQTKCSRGFGFVTYSCVEEVDAAMCARPHKVDGRVVEPKRAVSREDSVKPGAHLTVKKIFVGGIKEDTDEYNLRDYFEKYGKIETIEVMEDRQSGKKRGFAFVTFDDHDTVDKIVVQKYHTINGHNCEVKKALSKQEMQSAGSQRGRGGGSGNFMGRGGNSGGGGGNFGHGGNFGGRGGCGGGGGGSRGSYGGGDGGYNGFGGDGGNYGSGPGYSSRGANGAGGPGGHGNQGGGYGGGGGGYDGYNEGGNFGGNYGGGGNYNDFGNYSGQQQSNYGPMKGGSFGGRSSGSPYGGGYGSGGGSGGYGSRRF from the exons ATGGAGGTAAAACCGCTGCCTGGTCGCCCCCAGCCCGACTCCGGCCGTCGCCGCCGCCG GGGGGAGGAGGGTCATGATCCCAAGGAAGCAGAGCAGTTGAGAAAGCTGTTTATTGGTGGTCTGAGCTTTGAAACTACAGATgatagcttaagagaacattttgAGAAATGGGGCACACTTACAGATTGTGTGGTGATGAGAGACCCCCAAACAAAATGTTCCAGGGGCTTTGGTTTTGTGACTTATTCTTGTGTTGAAGAAGTGGATGCAGCGATGTGTGCTCGACCGCACAAGGTTGATGGGCGTGTAGTGGAACCAAAGAGAGCTGTTTCTAGAGAGGATTCTGTAAAGCCTGGTGCCCATCTAACAGTGAAGAAAATTTTTGTTGGTGGTATTAAAGAAGATACAGATGAATATAATTTGAGAGACTACTTTGAAAAGTATGGCAAGATTGAAACCATAGAAGTTATGGAAGACAGGCAGAGTGGGAAAAAGAGAGGATTTGCTTTTGTAACTTTTGATGATCATGATACAGTTGATAAAATTGTTGTTCAGAAATACCACACTATTAATGGGCATAATTGTGAAGTGAAAAAGGCCCTTTCTAAACAAGAGATGCAATCTGCTGGATCACAAAGAGGTCGTGGAGGTGGATCTGGCAACTTTATGGGTCGTGGAGGAAACTCTGGAGGTGGTGGAGGAAACTTTGGCCATGGTGGAAACTTTGGTGGAAGAGGCGgctgtggtggtggaggtggtggcagcAGAGGGAGCTATGGAGGAGGCGATGGTGGATATAATGGATTTGGAGGGGATGGTGGCAACTATGGCAGTGGTCCTGGTTATAGTAGTAGAGGAGCTAACGGTGCTGGTGGAccaggaggacatggaaaccaaGGTGGTGGATATGGTGGCGGTGGTGGAGGATATGATGGTTACAATGAAGGAGGAAATTTTGGAGGTAACTATGGTGGTGGTGGAAACTATAATGATTTTGGAAATTATAGTGGACAACAGCAGTCAAATTATGGACCCATGAAAGGGGGTAGTTTTGGTGGAAGAAGCTCGGGCAGTCCCTATGGTGGTGGTTATGGATCTGGTGGCGGAAGTGGTGGATATGGTAGCAGAAGGTTCTAA